A genomic region of Methanomassiliicoccus sp. contains the following coding sequences:
- a CDS encoding inorganic diphosphatase: MWKELPVGKDPPNLINVIVETPKGSKNKYEVSKEHDAIILDRVLHSSVVFPLEYGMVPRTFYEDGDAIDAMVVMSEATFTGCIIEARPIGVLRMRDENGADDKVLCVAVKDPRTREYLDLTDLPTHYLDEIAEFFRTYKHLEEGKNTEVLGWEGKKSGIQCILDGMALFKKNFD; this comes from the coding sequence ATGTGGAAAGAACTGCCTGTGGGCAAGGACCCGCCTAACCTGATCAACGTGATCGTTGAGACCCCCAAAGGCAGTAAGAACAAGTATGAGGTGTCCAAGGAGCATGACGCCATCATACTGGACAGGGTCCTGCATTCAAGCGTGGTCTTCCCTCTGGAGTACGGCATGGTTCCCCGAACGTTCTACGAGGATGGTGACGCCATCGATGCCATGGTGGTCATGTCCGAGGCGACCTTCACAGGATGCATCATCGAGGCCCGGCCCATTGGTGTGCTGAGGATGCGGGACGAGAACGGTGCTGACGATAAGGTACTATGTGTAGCTGTTAAGGACCCTCGAACCAGGGAGTACCTTGACCTTACTGACCTTCCGACGCACTACCTCGATGAGATCGCAGAGTTCTTCCGAACCTACAAGCACCTGGAAGAGGGCAAGAACACCGAGGTCCTGGGATGGGAGGGTAAGAAGTCTGGCATCCAATGCATCCTGGACGGAATGGCCCTGTTCAAGAAGAACTTTGATTAG
- a CDS encoding preprotein translocase subunit Sec61beta: MPAKSKKNTGFQSAAGLIRYFDNEVEKGPVLKPWFVVGSIIALVAIVSLAKFIWPV; encoded by the coding sequence ATGCCAGCGAAGAGCAAGAAGAACACAGGATTCCAGTCCGCGGCTGGTCTGATACGTTACTTTGACAATGAGGTGGAGAAAGGGCCGGTCCTGAAGCCCTGGTTCGTGGTGGGAAGTATCATTGCCCTTGTTGCCATAGTATCACTGGCTAAGTTCATCTGGCCGGTCTAA